A window from Canis lupus baileyi chromosome 4, mCanLup2.hap1, whole genome shotgun sequence encodes these proteins:
- the PWWP2A gene encoding PWWP domain-containing protein 2A isoform X1, translated as MAAVAAEAAATAASPGEGGAGEAEPEMEPIPGSEAGTDPLPVTATEASVPDGEADGQQPSPRADEPPLPPLPPPPPPPPPPPPGEPARSPEAAGPELEADEKLPARAAEPAAAAPPGPADLPPAPAAPPAQPPAPAPAPEQPPPPPPPQPAAPARVDSAVSQLIPGAEVRVTLDHIIEDALVVSFRLGEKLFSGVLMDLSKRFGPHGIPVTVFPKREYKDKPEAMQLQSNTFQEGTGVKCEVNGAVPDDPSPISPPEPGLAESLWTSKPPPLFHEGAPYPPPLFIRDTYNQSIPQPPPRKIKRPKRKMYREEPTSIMNAIKLRPRQVLCDKCKNSVVAEKKEIRKGSSASDSSKYEDKKRKNESVTTVNKKLKTDHKVDGKNQNESQKRNAVVKVSNIAHSRGRVVKVSAQANTSKAQLSTKKVLQSKNMDHAKAREVLKIAKEKAQKKQSETSTSKNAHSKVHFTRRYQSPSSGSLPPRVRLKPQRYRNEENDSSLKTGLEKMRSGKMAPKPQSRCTSTRSAGEAPSENQSPSEGPEEASSEVQDTNEVLVPGEQDEPQTLGKKGSKSNISVYMTLNQKKSDSSSASVCSIDSTDDLKSSNSECSSSESFDFPPGSMHAPSTSSTSSSSKEEKKLSNSLKMKVFSKNVSKCVTPDGRTICVGDIVWAKIYGFPWWPARILTITVSRKDNGLLVRQEARISWFGSPTTSFLALSQLSPFLENFQSRFNKKRKGLYRKAITEAAKAAKQLTPEVRALLTQFET; from the exons ATGGCGGCCGTGGCTGCAGAGGCGGCAGCGACCGCAGCGtcccccggggaggggggcgccggCGAGGCCGAGCCGGAGATGGAGCCGATCCCCGGCAGCGAGGCCGGCACGGACCCCCTCCCGGTCACGGCGACTGAGGCGTCTGTGCCGGACGGCGAGGCCGACGGGCAGCAGCCCTCTCCGCGGGCCGACGAGCCGCCGCTGCCgcccctgccgccgccgccgccgccgccgccgccgccgccgccgggggaGCCCGCCCGCAGCCCCGAGGCGGCGGGGCCCGAGCTGGAGGCGGACGAGAAGCTGCCGGCCCGGGCGGCGGAGCCGGCGGCGGCCGCGCCTCCGGGGCCCGCCGACCTCCCGCCtgcccccgccgcgccgcccgcgcagccgcccgcgcccgcgcccgcgcccgagcagccgccgccgccgccgccgccgcagcccgcagccccggCGCGCGTGGACTCGGCGGTGTCGCAGCTGATCCCCGGCGCCGAGGTGCGGGTCACGCTGGACCACATCATCGAGGACGCGCTCGTCGTGTCGTTCCGTCTGGGGGAGAAGCTCTTCTCCGGGGTCCTCATGGATCTGTCCAAAAG gTTTGGGCCCCATGGGATCCCTGTGACAGTGTTTcctaaaagggaatataaggataAACCTGAAGCCATGCAGCTCCAAAGTAATACATTCCAAGAAGGGACAGGAGTCAAGTGTGAAGTGAATGGTGCTGTTCCCGATGACCCTTCTCCCATCTCGCCTCCCGAGCCAGGCTTGGCTGAAAGCCTATGGACTTCCAAACCGCCACCTCTCTTCCATGAAGGAGCACCTTACCCTCCCCCTTTGTTTATCAGGGACACCTATAACCAGTCAATACCTCAGCCACCGCCTCGGAAAATTAAGCGACCCAAACGAAAAATGTACAGGGAAGAACCTACTTCAATAATGAATGCTATTAAACTGCGACCCAGGCAAGTCCTGTGTGACAAATGTAAAAACAGTGTTGttgcagagaaaaaagaaattagaaaaggtAGTAGTGCAAGTGACTCTTCTAAATATGAAGATAAAAAACGGAAAAATGAAAGTGTAACTACTGTgaacaaaaaactgaaaactgaCCATAAAGTGGATgggaaaaaccaaaatgaaagcCAGAAAAGAAATGCTGTGGTTAAGGTTTCCAATATTGCTCACAGCAGAGGCAGAGTAGTCAAAGTTTCTGCTCAGGCAAATACATCAAAAGCTCAGTTAAGTACTAAAAAAGTGCTCCAGAGTAAGAACATGGATCATGCAAAAGCTCGGGAAGTGTTGAAAATTGCCAAAGAAAAGGCACAAAAGAAGCAAAGTGAAACCTCTACATCCAAAAATGCACATTCAAAAGTCCATTTCACACGTCGGTATCAGAGTCCTAGCTCAGGTTCCCTTCCACCCCGGGTTCGTTTAAAACCACAAAGGTACAGGAATGAAGAAAATGACTCTTCTTTGAAGACAGGACTTGAGAAAATGCGGAGTGGCAAGATGGCACCCAAGCCCCAGTCTCGCTGCACCTCTACCCGCTCAGCAGGTGAGGCCCCTTCAGAAAATCAGAGTCCCTCAGAAGGCCCTGAAGAGGCCAGCAGTGAGGTTCAGGACACAAATGAAGTGCTTGTGCCTGGTGAGCAGGATGAACCACAGACACTGGGCAAAAAGGGCAGCAAAAGCAATATCTCTGTTTACATGACCCTAAATCAAAAGAAATCTGACTCTTCCAGTGCTTCAGTGTGTAGCATTGATAGCACAGATGATTTGAAATCCTCCAACTCTGAGTGTAGTTCTTCTGAAAGCTTTGATTTTCCTCCAGGCAGTATGCATGCACCTTCCacctcctccacttcctcctcttcaaaggaagagaaaaagctcAGTAATTCCTTGAAAATGAAAGTCTTTTCCAAAAACGTCTCTAAATGCGTCACACCAGATGGCAGGACCATATGTGTAGGGGACATTGTTTGGGCCAAGATCTATGGCTTCCCTTGGTGGCCAGCCCGTATTCTTACTATAACTGTGAGCCGGAAAGATAACGGCCTTTTAGTCCGACAGGAGGCCCGTATTTCATGGTTTGGGTCTCCAACAACCTCTTTTCTTGCTCTTTCGCAACTCTCCCCCTTTTTAGAAAACTTCCAGTCACGCTTTAATAAGAAGAGAAAGGGCCTGTATCGCAAGGCTATCACAGAGGCGGCTAAGGCTGCCAAGCAGCTGACCCCTGAAGTGCGGGCTCTGTTGACACAGTTTGAAACGTGA
- the PWWP2A gene encoding PWWP domain-containing protein 2A isoform X2, with protein sequence MAAVAAEAAATAASPGEGGAGEAEPEMEPIPGSEAGTDPLPVTATEASVPDGEADGQQPSPRADEPPLPPLPPPPPPPPPPPPGEPARSPEAAGPELEADEKLPARAAEPAAAAPPGPADLPPAPAAPPAQPPAPAPAPEQPPPPPPPQPAAPARVDSAVSQLIPGAEVRVTLDHIIEDALVVSFRLGEKLFSGVLMDLSKRFGPHGIPVTVFPKREYKDKPEAMQLQSNTFQEGTGVKCEVNGAVPDDPSPISPPEPGLAESLWTSKPPPLFHEGAPYPPPLFIRDTYNQSIPQPPPRKIKRPKRKMYREEPTSIMNAIKLRPRQVLCDKCKNSVVAEKKEIRKGSSASDSSKYEDKKRKNESVTTVNKKLKTDHKVDGKNQNESQKRNAVVKVSNIAHSRGRVVKVSAQANTSKAQLSTKKVLQSKNMDHAKAREVLKIAKEKAQKKQSETSTSKNAHSKVHFTRRYQSPSSGSLPPRVRLKPQRYRNEENDSSLKTGLEKMRSGKMAPKPQSRCTSTRSAGLNKWQLLHQTVTSPAAPLQCLTDHCGFRLGALKLTLRRAAQRH encoded by the exons ATGGCGGCCGTGGCTGCAGAGGCGGCAGCGACCGCAGCGtcccccggggaggggggcgccggCGAGGCCGAGCCGGAGATGGAGCCGATCCCCGGCAGCGAGGCCGGCACGGACCCCCTCCCGGTCACGGCGACTGAGGCGTCTGTGCCGGACGGCGAGGCCGACGGGCAGCAGCCCTCTCCGCGGGCCGACGAGCCGCCGCTGCCgcccctgccgccgccgccgccgccgccgccgccgccgccgccgggggaGCCCGCCCGCAGCCCCGAGGCGGCGGGGCCCGAGCTGGAGGCGGACGAGAAGCTGCCGGCCCGGGCGGCGGAGCCGGCGGCGGCCGCGCCTCCGGGGCCCGCCGACCTCCCGCCtgcccccgccgcgccgcccgcgcagccgcccgcgcccgcgcccgcgcccgagcagccgccgccgccgccgccgccgcagcccgcagccccggCGCGCGTGGACTCGGCGGTGTCGCAGCTGATCCCCGGCGCCGAGGTGCGGGTCACGCTGGACCACATCATCGAGGACGCGCTCGTCGTGTCGTTCCGTCTGGGGGAGAAGCTCTTCTCCGGGGTCCTCATGGATCTGTCCAAAAG gTTTGGGCCCCATGGGATCCCTGTGACAGTGTTTcctaaaagggaatataaggataAACCTGAAGCCATGCAGCTCCAAAGTAATACATTCCAAGAAGGGACAGGAGTCAAGTGTGAAGTGAATGGTGCTGTTCCCGATGACCCTTCTCCCATCTCGCCTCCCGAGCCAGGCTTGGCTGAAAGCCTATGGACTTCCAAACCGCCACCTCTCTTCCATGAAGGAGCACCTTACCCTCCCCCTTTGTTTATCAGGGACACCTATAACCAGTCAATACCTCAGCCACCGCCTCGGAAAATTAAGCGACCCAAACGAAAAATGTACAGGGAAGAACCTACTTCAATAATGAATGCTATTAAACTGCGACCCAGGCAAGTCCTGTGTGACAAATGTAAAAACAGTGTTGttgcagagaaaaaagaaattagaaaaggtAGTAGTGCAAGTGACTCTTCTAAATATGAAGATAAAAAACGGAAAAATGAAAGTGTAACTACTGTgaacaaaaaactgaaaactgaCCATAAAGTGGATgggaaaaaccaaaatgaaagcCAGAAAAGAAATGCTGTGGTTAAGGTTTCCAATATTGCTCACAGCAGAGGCAGAGTAGTCAAAGTTTCTGCTCAGGCAAATACATCAAAAGCTCAGTTAAGTACTAAAAAAGTGCTCCAGAGTAAGAACATGGATCATGCAAAAGCTCGGGAAGTGTTGAAAATTGCCAAAGAAAAGGCACAAAAGAAGCAAAGTGAAACCTCTACATCCAAAAATGCACATTCAAAAGTCCATTTCACACGTCGGTATCAGAGTCCTAGCTCAGGTTCCCTTCCACCCCGGGTTCGTTTAAAACCACAAAGGTACAGGAATGAAGAAAATGACTCTTCTTTGAAGACAGGACTTGAGAAAATGCGGAGTGGCAAGATGGCACCCAAGCCCCAGTCTCGCTGCACCTCTACCCGCTCAGCAG GTCTCAACAAATGGCAGCTATTACATCAGACAGTGACGAGTCCTGCTGCTCCCTTACAGTGTCTGACAGACCACTGTGGATTCAGACTGGGAGCATTGAAGTTAACACTGAGACGGGCAG CACAAAGACATTAG
- the PWWP2A gene encoding PWWP domain-containing protein 2A isoform X4 produces the protein MAAVAAEAAATAASPGEGGAGEAEPEMEPIPGSEAGTDPLPVTATEASVPDGEADGQQPSPRADEPPLPPLPPPPPPPPPPPPGEPARSPEAAGPELEADEKLPARAAEPAAAAPPGPADLPPAPAAPPAQPPAPAPAPEQPPPPPPPQPAAPARVDSAVSQLIPGAEVRVTLDHIIEDALVVSFRLGEKLFSGVLMDLSKRFGPHGIPVTVFPKREYKDKPEAMQLQSNTFQEGTGVKCEVNGAVPDDPSPISPPEPGLAESLWTSKPPPLFHEGAPYPPPLFIRDTYNQSIPQPPPRKIKRPKRKMYREEPTSIMNAIKLRPRQVLCDKCKNSVVAEKKEIRKGSSASDSSKYEDKKRKNESVTTVNKKLKTDHKVDGKNQNESQKRNAVVKVSNIAHSRGRVVKVSAQANTSKAQLSTKKVLQSKNMDHAKAREVLKIAKEKAQKKQSETSTSKNAHSKVHFTRRYQSPSSGSLPPRVRLKPQRYRNEENDSSLKTGLEKMRSGKMAPKPQSRCTSTRSAAQRH, from the exons ATGGCGGCCGTGGCTGCAGAGGCGGCAGCGACCGCAGCGtcccccggggaggggggcgccggCGAGGCCGAGCCGGAGATGGAGCCGATCCCCGGCAGCGAGGCCGGCACGGACCCCCTCCCGGTCACGGCGACTGAGGCGTCTGTGCCGGACGGCGAGGCCGACGGGCAGCAGCCCTCTCCGCGGGCCGACGAGCCGCCGCTGCCgcccctgccgccgccgccgccgccgccgccgccgccgccgccgggggaGCCCGCCCGCAGCCCCGAGGCGGCGGGGCCCGAGCTGGAGGCGGACGAGAAGCTGCCGGCCCGGGCGGCGGAGCCGGCGGCGGCCGCGCCTCCGGGGCCCGCCGACCTCCCGCCtgcccccgccgcgccgcccgcgcagccgcccgcgcccgcgcccgcgcccgagcagccgccgccgccgccgccgccgcagcccgcagccccggCGCGCGTGGACTCGGCGGTGTCGCAGCTGATCCCCGGCGCCGAGGTGCGGGTCACGCTGGACCACATCATCGAGGACGCGCTCGTCGTGTCGTTCCGTCTGGGGGAGAAGCTCTTCTCCGGGGTCCTCATGGATCTGTCCAAAAG gTTTGGGCCCCATGGGATCCCTGTGACAGTGTTTcctaaaagggaatataaggataAACCTGAAGCCATGCAGCTCCAAAGTAATACATTCCAAGAAGGGACAGGAGTCAAGTGTGAAGTGAATGGTGCTGTTCCCGATGACCCTTCTCCCATCTCGCCTCCCGAGCCAGGCTTGGCTGAAAGCCTATGGACTTCCAAACCGCCACCTCTCTTCCATGAAGGAGCACCTTACCCTCCCCCTTTGTTTATCAGGGACACCTATAACCAGTCAATACCTCAGCCACCGCCTCGGAAAATTAAGCGACCCAAACGAAAAATGTACAGGGAAGAACCTACTTCAATAATGAATGCTATTAAACTGCGACCCAGGCAAGTCCTGTGTGACAAATGTAAAAACAGTGTTGttgcagagaaaaaagaaattagaaaaggtAGTAGTGCAAGTGACTCTTCTAAATATGAAGATAAAAAACGGAAAAATGAAAGTGTAACTACTGTgaacaaaaaactgaaaactgaCCATAAAGTGGATgggaaaaaccaaaatgaaagcCAGAAAAGAAATGCTGTGGTTAAGGTTTCCAATATTGCTCACAGCAGAGGCAGAGTAGTCAAAGTTTCTGCTCAGGCAAATACATCAAAAGCTCAGTTAAGTACTAAAAAAGTGCTCCAGAGTAAGAACATGGATCATGCAAAAGCTCGGGAAGTGTTGAAAATTGCCAAAGAAAAGGCACAAAAGAAGCAAAGTGAAACCTCTACATCCAAAAATGCACATTCAAAAGTCCATTTCACACGTCGGTATCAGAGTCCTAGCTCAGGTTCCCTTCCACCCCGGGTTCGTTTAAAACCACAAAGGTACAGGAATGAAGAAAATGACTCTTCTTTGAAGACAGGACTTGAGAAAATGCGGAGTGGCAAGATGGCACCCAAGCCCCAGTCTCGCTGCACCTCTACCCGCTCAGCAG CACAAAGACATTAG
- the PWWP2A gene encoding PWWP domain-containing protein 2A isoform X3: MQLQSNTFQEGTGVKCEVNGAVPDDPSPISPPEPGLAESLWTSKPPPLFHEGAPYPPPLFIRDTYNQSIPQPPPRKIKRPKRKMYREEPTSIMNAIKLRPRQVLCDKCKNSVVAEKKEIRKGSSASDSSKYEDKKRKNESVTTVNKKLKTDHKVDGKNQNESQKRNAVVKVSNIAHSRGRVVKVSAQANTSKAQLSTKKVLQSKNMDHAKAREVLKIAKEKAQKKQSETSTSKNAHSKVHFTRRYQSPSSGSLPPRVRLKPQRYRNEENDSSLKTGLEKMRSGKMAPKPQSRCTSTRSAGEAPSENQSPSEGPEEASSEVQDTNEVLVPGEQDEPQTLGKKGSKSNISVYMTLNQKKSDSSSASVCSIDSTDDLKSSNSECSSSESFDFPPGSMHAPSTSSTSSSSKEEKKLSNSLKMKVFSKNVSKCVTPDGRTICVGDIVWAKIYGFPWWPARILTITVSRKDNGLLVRQEARISWFGSPTTSFLALSQLSPFLENFQSRFNKKRKGLYRKAITEAAKAAKQLTPEVRALLTQFET; this comes from the coding sequence ATGCAGCTCCAAAGTAATACATTCCAAGAAGGGACAGGAGTCAAGTGTGAAGTGAATGGTGCTGTTCCCGATGACCCTTCTCCCATCTCGCCTCCCGAGCCAGGCTTGGCTGAAAGCCTATGGACTTCCAAACCGCCACCTCTCTTCCATGAAGGAGCACCTTACCCTCCCCCTTTGTTTATCAGGGACACCTATAACCAGTCAATACCTCAGCCACCGCCTCGGAAAATTAAGCGACCCAAACGAAAAATGTACAGGGAAGAACCTACTTCAATAATGAATGCTATTAAACTGCGACCCAGGCAAGTCCTGTGTGACAAATGTAAAAACAGTGTTGttgcagagaaaaaagaaattagaaaaggtAGTAGTGCAAGTGACTCTTCTAAATATGAAGATAAAAAACGGAAAAATGAAAGTGTAACTACTGTgaacaaaaaactgaaaactgaCCATAAAGTGGATgggaaaaaccaaaatgaaagcCAGAAAAGAAATGCTGTGGTTAAGGTTTCCAATATTGCTCACAGCAGAGGCAGAGTAGTCAAAGTTTCTGCTCAGGCAAATACATCAAAAGCTCAGTTAAGTACTAAAAAAGTGCTCCAGAGTAAGAACATGGATCATGCAAAAGCTCGGGAAGTGTTGAAAATTGCCAAAGAAAAGGCACAAAAGAAGCAAAGTGAAACCTCTACATCCAAAAATGCACATTCAAAAGTCCATTTCACACGTCGGTATCAGAGTCCTAGCTCAGGTTCCCTTCCACCCCGGGTTCGTTTAAAACCACAAAGGTACAGGAATGAAGAAAATGACTCTTCTTTGAAGACAGGACTTGAGAAAATGCGGAGTGGCAAGATGGCACCCAAGCCCCAGTCTCGCTGCACCTCTACCCGCTCAGCAGGTGAGGCCCCTTCAGAAAATCAGAGTCCCTCAGAAGGCCCTGAAGAGGCCAGCAGTGAGGTTCAGGACACAAATGAAGTGCTTGTGCCTGGTGAGCAGGATGAACCACAGACACTGGGCAAAAAGGGCAGCAAAAGCAATATCTCTGTTTACATGACCCTAAATCAAAAGAAATCTGACTCTTCCAGTGCTTCAGTGTGTAGCATTGATAGCACAGATGATTTGAAATCCTCCAACTCTGAGTGTAGTTCTTCTGAAAGCTTTGATTTTCCTCCAGGCAGTATGCATGCACCTTCCacctcctccacttcctcctcttcaaaggaagagaaaaagctcAGTAATTCCTTGAAAATGAAAGTCTTTTCCAAAAACGTCTCTAAATGCGTCACACCAGATGGCAGGACCATATGTGTAGGGGACATTGTTTGGGCCAAGATCTATGGCTTCCCTTGGTGGCCAGCCCGTATTCTTACTATAACTGTGAGCCGGAAAGATAACGGCCTTTTAGTCCGACAGGAGGCCCGTATTTCATGGTTTGGGTCTCCAACAACCTCTTTTCTTGCTCTTTCGCAACTCTCCCCCTTTTTAGAAAACTTCCAGTCACGCTTTAATAAGAAGAGAAAGGGCCTGTATCGCAAGGCTATCACAGAGGCGGCTAAGGCTGCCAAGCAGCTGACCCCTGAAGTGCGGGCTCTGTTGACACAGTTTGAAACGTGA
- the PWWP2A gene encoding PWWP domain-containing protein 2A isoform X5, translated as MQLQSNTFQEGTGVKCEVNGAVPDDPSPISPPEPGLAESLWTSKPPPLFHEGAPYPPPLFIRDTYNQSIPQPPPRKIKRPKRKMYREEPTSIMNAIKLRPRQVLCDKCKNSVVAEKKEIRKGSSASDSSKYEDKKRKNESVTTVNKKLKTDHKVDGKNQNESQKRNAVVKVSNIAHSRGRVVKVSAQANTSKAQLSTKKVLQSKNMDHAKAREVLKIAKEKAQKKQSETSTSKNAHSKVHFTRRYQSPSSGSLPPRVRLKPQRYRNEENDSSLKTGLEKMRSGKMAPKPQSRCTSTRSAAQRH; from the exons ATGCAGCTCCAAAGTAATACATTCCAAGAAGGGACAGGAGTCAAGTGTGAAGTGAATGGTGCTGTTCCCGATGACCCTTCTCCCATCTCGCCTCCCGAGCCAGGCTTGGCTGAAAGCCTATGGACTTCCAAACCGCCACCTCTCTTCCATGAAGGAGCACCTTACCCTCCCCCTTTGTTTATCAGGGACACCTATAACCAGTCAATACCTCAGCCACCGCCTCGGAAAATTAAGCGACCCAAACGAAAAATGTACAGGGAAGAACCTACTTCAATAATGAATGCTATTAAACTGCGACCCAGGCAAGTCCTGTGTGACAAATGTAAAAACAGTGTTGttgcagagaaaaaagaaattagaaaaggtAGTAGTGCAAGTGACTCTTCTAAATATGAAGATAAAAAACGGAAAAATGAAAGTGTAACTACTGTgaacaaaaaactgaaaactgaCCATAAAGTGGATgggaaaaaccaaaatgaaagcCAGAAAAGAAATGCTGTGGTTAAGGTTTCCAATATTGCTCACAGCAGAGGCAGAGTAGTCAAAGTTTCTGCTCAGGCAAATACATCAAAAGCTCAGTTAAGTACTAAAAAAGTGCTCCAGAGTAAGAACATGGATCATGCAAAAGCTCGGGAAGTGTTGAAAATTGCCAAAGAAAAGGCACAAAAGAAGCAAAGTGAAACCTCTACATCCAAAAATGCACATTCAAAAGTCCATTTCACACGTCGGTATCAGAGTCCTAGCTCAGGTTCCCTTCCACCCCGGGTTCGTTTAAAACCACAAAGGTACAGGAATGAAGAAAATGACTCTTCTTTGAAGACAGGACTTGAGAAAATGCGGAGTGGCAAGATGGCACCCAAGCCCCAGTCTCGCTGCACCTCTACCCGCTCAGCAG CACAAAGACATTAG